A genome region from Labilibaculum antarcticum includes the following:
- a CDS encoding DUF6527 family protein, giving the protein MERIKLLKVHYLPKELEEGFLYVSKEFGVAGHLCPCGCKNKIITPLDLAEWSFKEVNNKPTLYPSIGNWQLPCKSHYWIIDGKIVWSYQWSEEQIKEGGEAEEEKRKSYYYNLENKYNKQSLFKRFIKFVFGK; this is encoded by the coding sequence ATGGAAAGAATTAAACTATTAAAAGTACATTATTTACCAAAAGAACTTGAAGAAGGGTTTTTATATGTTTCTAAAGAATTTGGAGTTGCGGGACACTTATGTCCTTGTGGTTGTAAGAATAAAATAATAACACCACTTGATCTAGCTGAGTGGTCTTTTAAAGAGGTAAATAACAAACCAACTCTTTATCCATCTATTGGTAATTGGCAATTACCTTGTAAATCTCATTATTGGATTATAGATGGTAAAATAGTATGGTCATATCAGTGGAGTGAAGAACAAATTAAAGAAGGGGGCGAAGCCGAAGAAGAAAAGAGAAAGTCATATTATTATAATCTTGAAAATAAGTATAATAAACAATCTCTTTTCAAACGATTTATTAAATTTGTTTTTGGTAAATAG
- a CDS encoding ThiF family adenylyltransferase, with translation MATKLAKYNEDIDRLLKKGYALSIDSNHLVVRDIPYLDNKGELNIGAIVSILNSIDQYKVGMVDHQIYFCGSHPHELSGKPIRNLGGGPVQLKLTSDDLIVQRSFSNKPPSGKFENWFDKIESYVTIISGPSMNKFDIHPYTFRVVAENSNSVFKFRDTLSSRSEIGDLSAKLEEDTVAIIGLGGTGAYLLDFLVKTPVKEIRGFDLDWYHVHNAFRSPGKLEADELGKRKSEVYKQRYEGFRDNINIHSNYITSDSEKDLVGVTFAFVCVDSGTSRAEIFELLIKLKIPFIDIGMGLDRNMGAISGMLRTTSFSKESAQNLMEKRLAPLSDIPDDVYKNNIQISELNALNACLAIIKYKQLREFYVDDNSYYHTLFNIDGLNCFGENGKN, from the coding sequence ATGGCTACTAAACTTGCTAAATATAACGAAGACATTGATAGGTTACTAAAGAAGGGTTATGCATTATCTATTGATAGCAATCACCTTGTTGTTAGGGATATTCCATATCTAGACAATAAAGGTGAATTAAATATTGGGGCAATTGTCTCAATACTGAATTCGATTGACCAGTATAAAGTTGGAATGGTAGATCATCAAATTTATTTTTGCGGTAGCCACCCTCATGAATTGAGTGGAAAACCAATCAGAAATTTAGGTGGTGGACCAGTACAATTAAAATTAACTTCAGATGATTTAATAGTGCAAAGATCATTTTCAAATAAACCTCCAAGTGGAAAGTTTGAAAATTGGTTTGATAAAATTGAGAGTTATGTCACCATTATTTCTGGACCATCTATGAATAAATTTGATATTCATCCATATACTTTTAGGGTTGTCGCAGAAAACTCAAATTCAGTATTCAAATTTAGAGATACTCTTTCTAGTAGATCTGAAATTGGTGATTTAAGTGCTAAACTTGAAGAAGATACTGTTGCGATTATAGGACTTGGAGGAACAGGGGCATATCTTTTAGATTTCCTTGTTAAGACTCCTGTTAAAGAAATTAGAGGATTTGATTTAGATTGGTATCATGTTCATAATGCTTTTCGTTCGCCTGGAAAATTAGAAGCAGATGAACTTGGTAAAAGAAAATCGGAAGTATATAAACAACGATACGAAGGCTTTCGTGATAATATTAATATCCACTCTAATTATATTACTTCTGATTCTGAAAAAGATTTAGTGGGTGTTACATTTGCTTTTGTATGTGTAGATAGTGGGACTTCTCGTGCTGAAATTTTTGAGTTGCTAATAAAATTGAAAATTCCTTTTATCGATATCGGTATGGGGCTTGATAGAAATATGGGGGCTATAAGCGGAATGCTTCGCACAACAAGTTTCTCTAAAGAATCAGCACAAAATCTAATGGAAAAAAGATTAGCTCCCCTGAGTGATATTCCTGATGATGTATATAAAAACAATATTCAAATTTCAGAGCTTAATGCATTAAATGCTTGTTTAGCAATAATAAAGTATAAGCAGTTAAGAGAATTTTATGTTGATGACAATTCTTATTATCATACATTATTTAATATCGACGGGCTAAATTGTTTTGGGGAAAATGGAAAGAATTAA